A genomic region of Glycine max cultivar Williams 82 chromosome 15, Glycine_max_v4.0, whole genome shotgun sequence contains the following coding sequences:
- the LOC102662703 gene encoding uncharacterized protein, whose protein sequence is MASAQVDKTNIEVDDFLVREIEKPRNSTMESLQNEKQIMVDPLSLKGSPIKYTTTMLPTIITTSSSIILHPPPLQPPKPRFLSTSLPNSANSSPRFASPLSKKKQRGESPESQGHGSNLTHKLQHLLQEVHLRKSKSCGGAIAFATSDEFDHWLSKISALEHEKWHHDNFSKIEVVKASPKSVKLKHMKTAHDGFKCSALCLYLPGFGGKLKPVKARKEESEKGGTMSRTVSLEKFECGSWSSAAIFNEIEGDSTNSYFDLPMELIKCSANEVYSPVASSFVFERDLKGILKNGSSRASVRKSDASPRHVRFSTSSSASHPASPASCISPRLRKAREDFNAFLAAAQSA, encoded by the coding sequence ATGGCTTCTGCACAAGTAGATAAAACCAACATAGAAGTTGATGATTTCCTTGTAAGGGAGATTGAGAAACCAAGAAATTCAACCATGGAGAGCTTGCAAAATGAAAAGCAAATTATGGTGGATCCACTTTCACTAAAAGGTTCTCCTATTAAATACACTACCACTATGCTTCCAACTATAATCACAACTTCATCATCCATCATTTTGCACCCTCCACCACTACAACCTCCAAAGCCAAGATTCTTAAGCACAAGTCTCCCAAATTCAGCTAACTCATCGCCTCGATTTGCTTCACCACTTtccaagaagaaacaaagaggaGAGAGCCCGGAATCACAGGGCCACGGAAGTAATTTGACCCACAAACTTCAGCATTTGCTACAAGAAGTGCATTTAAGGAAGAGCAAGTCATGTGGTGGAGCAATAGCATTTGCTACCTCAGATGAATTTGATCACTGGTTGAGCAAAATAAGTGCATTGGAGCATGAAAAGTGGCACCATGACAACTTCTCCAAAATTGAAGTTGTCAAAGCAAGTCCAAAGAGTGTTAAGCTTAAGCACATGAAAACTGCACATGATGGATTTAAATGCAGTGCCCTTTGCCTTTATCTACCTGGCTTTGGTGGTAAACTAAAGCCAGTTAAAGCAAGAAAGGAAGAATCAGAAAAGGGTGGTACAATGTCTAGGACAGTTTCCTTGGAAAAATTTGAGTGTGGTTCATGGTCTTCTGCTGCAATATTCAATGAGATTGAAGGGGACTCCACTAACTCCTACTTTGATTTGCCTATGGAGTTGATCAAATGCAGTGCCAATGAAGTGTATTCGCCCGTTgcttcatcttttgtttttgaaagagaCCTTAAAGGCATTCTGAAGAATGGTTCCTCTAGAGCTAGTGTCAGAAAATCAGATGCATCGCCTCGCCATGTTCGGTTTTCTACATCATCTTCTGCATCACACCCTGCCTCTCCAGCGTCCTGCATCTCTCCTCGTTTGAGGAAAGCCAGAGAAGATTTCAATGCCTTCTTAGCAGCAGCACAAAGTGCATGA
- the LOC100787815 gene encoding galactan beta-1,4-galactosyltransferase GALS3 has product MAKDREKKLYVAVLGNYAAELKLLLTTLLLLCAVATLLQFLPSRFTISASDLRVCISRVTQTTPTLSNSTNATSPPAPPLVASLSSPTTSPPPPPPPPPPPPSEQVLPDGTIKRVFNPYGSAAYNFITMGAYRGGLNTFAIIGIASKPLHVYAKPTYECAWFSLAGDNKKVSSTVGYKILPDWGYGHVYTVVIVNCTFPEPLNADNSGGKLVLFASTSGGGDASFNTTDRIEALTEQPRTLDTTLFSSKPKYDYLYCGSSLYGNLNPQRVREWIAYHVKFFGPKSHFVIHDAGGVHAQVLEVLKPWMDLGYVTLHDIRDQERFDGYYHNQFMVVNDCLHRYKFMAKWMFFFDVDEYIYVPPKSTIKSVLDSLSEYSQFTIEQMPMSSKLCLTADYGKTYRKWGFEKLVYKDSKKGIRRDRKYAVQPRSLYATGVHMSQNLAGKTTHKTEGKIMYYHYHGTIAEKRESCKMLINSTEITYDKTPYVLDTTMRDIAGVIKKFELKMIGDRVQQKTRQ; this is encoded by the exons ATGGCCAAAGACCGAGAGAAGAAACTCTACGTAGCCGTGCTCGGAAACTACGCCGCCGAACTCAAACTCCTCCTCACCACGCTCCTCCTCCTCTGCGCCGTCGCCACGCTCCTCCAGTTCCTCCCTTCCCGCTTCACCATCTCCGCCTCCGACCTCCGCGTCTGCATTTCACGCGTCACCCAAACAACTCCCACACTTTCCAACTCAACTAACGCCACGTCACCACCAGCACCCCCACTCGTTGCATCTTTATCTTCTCCCACCACTTCACCACCGCCGCCACCGCCACCGCCACCGCCACCGCCGTCAGAGCAAGTCCTCCCCGACGGAACAATAAAGCGCGTGTTCAACCCTTATGGCTCCGCAGCCTACAACTTTATTACTATGGGCGCTTACAGAGGTGGCCTCAACACGTTCGCTATCATAGGCATCGCTTCGAAGCCTCTTCACGTCTACGCCAAACCCACCTACGAGTGCGCGTGGTTCTCACTCGCCGGAGACAACAAAAAAGTTTCCTCCACCGTCGGTTACAAGATCCTCCCCGACTGGGGCTACGGCCACGTCTACACCGTCGTCATCGTGAACTGCACCTTCCCGGAACCCTTAAACGCCGACAACTCCGGCGGGAAGCTCGTCCTCTTCGCCTCCACCTCCGGTGGCGGCGACGCCAGCTTCAACACCACTGATAGAATCGAAGCTCTCACGGAACAACCTCGCACCCTCGACACAACCTTGTTCTCCTCGAAGCCCAAATACGATTACTTGTACTGTGGGTCTTCGCTCTACGGGAACCTGAACCCGCAGCGCGTGAGGGAGTGGATCGCGTACCACGTGAAGTTCTTCGGACCAAAATCGCATTTTGTTATCCACGACGCGGGTGGGGTGCATGCGCAGGTTCTGGAGGTGTTGAAGCCGTGGATGGATTTGGGGTATGTGACACTGCATGATATAAGGGACCAAGAGCGATTTGATGGGTATTACCATAACCAGTTCATGGTGGTAAATGATTGCTTGCATAGGTATAAGTTTATGGCTAAGTGGATGTTTTTCTTTGATGTGGATGAGTACATCTATGTGCCTCCCAAGAGTACTATTAAGTCTGTGCTTGATTCGCTCTCCGAGTACTCTCAGTTCACCATTGAACAGATGCCAATGAGTAGCAAGCTCTGCCTCACTGCGGATTACGGCAAGACATATAG GAAATGGGGGTTTGAGAAGCTAGTgtacaaagattcaaagaaaGGGATTAGAAGAGATCGAAAATATGCAGTGCAACCAAGGAGTTTATATGCAACTGGGGTTCACATGTCACAGAACCTTGCAGGAAAGACTACTCACAAAACTGAAGGGAAAATTATGTACTACCATTATCATGGAACCATAGCTGAAAAGAGAGAATCTTGTAAAATGCTTATAAATTCAACAGAAATCACATATGACAAaaccccctatgttttggacaCCACCATGAGGGACATTGCTGGTGTGATCAAGAAATTTGAGCTCAAGATGATCGGAGATAGGGTACAACAGAAGACACGGCAATGA